From Rhodamnia argentea isolate NSW1041297 chromosome 10, ASM2092103v1, whole genome shotgun sequence, a single genomic window includes:
- the LOC115749301 gene encoding CASP-like protein 4B1 yields MSGTEDGEKPQKPVQSPPSAPPAPDVESRAPAGSGLGVSAIVRRGRRDDLIRKGSLVLRGLALLFSLLAFIIMASNKHGDWKDFDKYEEFRYLLAISILATLYTGAQALRHVHQISTGQELFQRQTSALIDFFGDQVVAYLLISAASTAVPMTNRMRDNVDNLFTDCLAASISMAFFAFLALALSALISGYKLSSQSYI; encoded by the exons ATGTCGGGCACCGAAGACGGCGAGAAGCCGCAGAAGCCCGTCCAGTCGCCGCCGTCCGCCCCGCCGGCCCCGGACGTCGAGAGCCGGGCTCCGGCGGGGTCGGGGCTGGGGGTTTCTGCGATCGTGAGGCGGGGGAGGAGGGACGATCTGATCCGGAAGGGGTCCCTGGTCCTCCGGGGTCTGGCCTTGCTGTTCTCGCTGCTCGCGTTCATAATCATGGCCAGCAACAAGCACGGCGACTGGAAGGACTTCGACAAGTACGAGGAGTTCAG GTATCTGTTGGCGATATCGATCCTGGCTACACTGTACACCGGAGCGCAAGCATTGCGGCACGTTCACCAGATTTCTACCGGGCAGGAGCTGTTTCAGCGCCAGACTTCGGCTCTGATCGACTTCTTCGGCGACCAG GTTGTGGCATACCTCCTGATATCGGCAGCATCTACAGCAGTGCCCATGACCAACAGGATGAGAGATAATGTGGATAATCTGTTTACAGACTGCTTAGCAGCTTCGATAAGCATGGCCTTCTTTGCCTTCCTCGCATTGGCTTTGTCCGCGCTTATATCCGGATACAAACTCTCGTCCCAATCCTACATTTAG
- the LOC115731682 gene encoding solute carrier family 40 member 2-like isoform X3 — MMREPLLDRESDPQQPSFPPLLTRYLYSGHFLARWGARMWEFSVGLYMISIWPDSLLLAAVYGVVESGSIFLLGPTIGEWVDKLSYVKVLQLWLITQNFSFVVAGATVFGMLAYPDLKSTNSGLFIMLIIVTNVSGAMGMLSTLAGTILIEREWVVVMSEGQPPGLLTQMNSVIRRIDLICKLFAPVVSGFIISFVSLRVSAMTLAVLNTTCVWLEYWFFMSVYKGIPALVERNLRRTSRPSPVDLLESSLIQNEDPGSAESSQKRNLREKISKVPFIGAWKVYLEQEVVLPGVSLALLYFTVLSFGSLMTATLEWEGVPAFVIGIARGISATIGIAATLVYPVLQSRISTLRTGLWSVWSQWIFLFLCVGSIWVQNGLVAAYMLMAGVATSRLGLWMFDLAVIQQMQDEVPESDRCVVGGVQNSLQSFLDLMAYVMGIFISKPQDFWKLMLLSFLAVTISAILYTLHVYRVRKHLIHFEKIALLGSLLMRPSSDAGRS; from the exons GATGTGGGAATTCTCGGTAGGTCTGTACATGATCAGTATTTGGCCAGACTCTCTACTATTGGCTGCCGTATATGGAGTGGTAGAATCTGGCTCCATTTTCTTGCTTGGTCCAACCATTGGAGAGTGGGTCGATAAGTTGAGTTATGTCAAG GTTCTACAGCTCTGGCTCATAACGCAAAACTTCTCATTCGTGGTGGCCGGAGCCACAGTCTTTGGTATGCTGGCCTATCCAGATCTGAAATCCACAAATTCTGGATTGTTCATCATGCTCATCATTGTGACCAATGTTTCGGGAGCTATGGGCATGCTTTCTACTCTAGCTGgaacaattttgattgaaagagAATG GGTGGTAGTGATGTCAGAAGGCCAACCTCCAGGACTTTTGACCCAGATGAACTCGGTCATCAGAAGGATCGATCTGATCTGCAAATTATTTGCTCCGGTTGTTTCCGGCTTCATAATCAGCTTTGTTTCGCTAAGGGTATCTGCTATGACTTTAGCCGTCTTGAACACAACATGTGTTTGGCTGGAGTACTGGTTTTTCATGTCTGTATATAAGGGGATTCCGGCTCTTGTTGAGAGAAACCTGAGAAGAACCTCGAGACCTTCTCCGGTTGATCTGTTGGAGAGCTCACTGATTCAAAATGAAGATCCTGGATCAGCAGAAAGCAGCCAAAAGCGGAATCTCAgggagaaaatttcaaaggtTCCCTTCATTGGTGCTTGGAAAGTGTACCTAGAGCAGGAAGTTGTGCTTCCTGGAGTATCACTAGCTTTGCTGTACTTTACAGTCCTCAG CTTCGGAAGTTTGATGACCGCTACATTGGAGTGGGAAGGTGTACCTGCATTTGTCATCGGAATAGCACGTGGCATTAGTGCAACAATTGGCATTGCAGCCACTCTGGTGTATCCAGTCTTACAATCCCGGATTTCTACACTAAGAACAGGGCTCTGGTCTGTTTGGTCCCAA tGGATCTTCCTGTTTCTATGTGTCGGCTCAATATGGGTTCAGAACGGCTTAGTAGCTGCCTACATGCTGATGGCAGGAGTGGCGACATCTCGACTGGGACTGTGGATGTTCGATTTAGCTGTTATTCAACAGATGCAG GATGAGGTACCAGAATCTGACCGGTGCGTCGTTGGAGGCGTTCAGAATTCACTCCAGTCCTTTCTGGATCTGATGGCTTATGTTATGGGAATATTCATCTCGAAACCACAG GACTTCTGGAAGTTGATGCTGTTATCTTTTCTGGCAGTTACAATTTCGGCGATCTTGTATACTTTACATGTTTATCGCGTCCGCAAGCATCTcattcattttgaaaagatcgCTCTCCTGGGCAGTTTGTTGATGAGACCTTCTTCAGATGCTGGTCGGAGCTGA
- the LOC115731682 gene encoding solute carrier family 40 member 2-like isoform X1 gives MMREPLLDRESDPQQPSFPPLLTRYLYSGHFLARWGARMWEFSVGLYMISIWPDSLLLAAVYGVVESGSIFLLGPTIGEWVDKLSYVKVLQLWLITQNFSFVVAGATVFGMLAYPDLKSTNSGLFIMLIIVTNVSGAMGMLSTLAGTILIEREWVVVMSEGQPPGLLTQMNSVIRRIDLICKLFAPVVSGFIISFVSLRVSAMTLAVLNTTCVWLEYWFFMSVYKGIPALVERNLRRTSRPSPVDLLESSLIQNEDPGSAESSQKRNLREKISKVPFIGAWKVYLEQEVVLPGVSLALLYFTVLSFGSLMTATLEWEGVPAFVIGIARGISATIGIAATLVYPVLQSRISTLRTGLWSVWSQWIFLFLCVGSIWVQNGLVAAYMLMAGVATSRLGLWMFDLAVIQQMQDEVPESDRCVVGGVQNSLQSFLDLMAYVMGIFISKPQDFWKLMLLSFLAVTISAILYTLHVYRVRKHLIHFEKIALLGSLLMRPSSDAGRS, from the exons ATGATGAGGGAGCCTCTCCTTGACCGGGAATCGGATCCTCAACAGCCATCTTTTCCGCCATTGCTCACCAGATATTTGTACTCCGGCCACTTCTTGGCCAGATGGGGTGCGAG GATGTGGGAATTCTCGGTAGGTCTGTACATGATCAGTATTTGGCCAGACTCTCTACTATTGGCTGCCGTATATGGAGTGGTAGAATCTGGCTCCATTTTCTTGCTTGGTCCAACCATTGGAGAGTGGGTCGATAAGTTGAGTTATGTCAAG GTTCTACAGCTCTGGCTCATAACGCAAAACTTCTCATTCGTGGTGGCCGGAGCCACAGTCTTTGGTATGCTGGCCTATCCAGATCTGAAATCCACAAATTCTGGATTGTTCATCATGCTCATCATTGTGACCAATGTTTCGGGAGCTATGGGCATGCTTTCTACTCTAGCTGgaacaattttgattgaaagagAATG GGTGGTAGTGATGTCAGAAGGCCAACCTCCAGGACTTTTGACCCAGATGAACTCGGTCATCAGAAGGATCGATCTGATCTGCAAATTATTTGCTCCGGTTGTTTCCGGCTTCATAATCAGCTTTGTTTCGCTAAGGGTATCTGCTATGACTTTAGCCGTCTTGAACACAACATGTGTTTGGCTGGAGTACTGGTTTTTCATGTCTGTATATAAGGGGATTCCGGCTCTTGTTGAGAGAAACCTGAGAAGAACCTCGAGACCTTCTCCGGTTGATCTGTTGGAGAGCTCACTGATTCAAAATGAAGATCCTGGATCAGCAGAAAGCAGCCAAAAGCGGAATCTCAgggagaaaatttcaaaggtTCCCTTCATTGGTGCTTGGAAAGTGTACCTAGAGCAGGAAGTTGTGCTTCCTGGAGTATCACTAGCTTTGCTGTACTTTACAGTCCTCAG CTTCGGAAGTTTGATGACCGCTACATTGGAGTGGGAAGGTGTACCTGCATTTGTCATCGGAATAGCACGTGGCATTAGTGCAACAATTGGCATTGCAGCCACTCTGGTGTATCCAGTCTTACAATCCCGGATTTCTACACTAAGAACAGGGCTCTGGTCTGTTTGGTCCCAA tGGATCTTCCTGTTTCTATGTGTCGGCTCAATATGGGTTCAGAACGGCTTAGTAGCTGCCTACATGCTGATGGCAGGAGTGGCGACATCTCGACTGGGACTGTGGATGTTCGATTTAGCTGTTATTCAACAGATGCAG GATGAGGTACCAGAATCTGACCGGTGCGTCGTTGGAGGCGTTCAGAATTCACTCCAGTCCTTTCTGGATCTGATGGCTTATGTTATGGGAATATTCATCTCGAAACCACAG GACTTCTGGAAGTTGATGCTGTTATCTTTTCTGGCAGTTACAATTTCGGCGATCTTGTATACTTTACATGTTTATCGCGTCCGCAAGCATCTcattcattttgaaaagatcgCTCTCCTGGGCAGTTTGTTGATGAGACCTTCTTCAGATGCTGGTCGGAGCTGA
- the LOC115731682 gene encoding solute carrier family 40 member 2-like isoform X4 yields the protein MWEFSVGLYMISIWPDSLLLAAVYGVVESGSIFLLGPTIGEWVDKLSYVKVLQLWLITQNFSFVVAGATVFGMLAYPDLKSTNSGLFIMLIIVTNVSGAMGMLSTLAGTILIEREWVVVMSEGQPPGLLTQMNSVIRRIDLICKLFAPVVSGFIISFVSLRVSAMTLAVLNTTCVWLEYWFFMSVYKGIPALVERNLRRTSRPSPVDLLESSLIQNEDPGSAESSQKRNLREKISKVPFIGAWKVYLEQEVVLPGVSLALLYFTVLSFGSLMTATLEWEGVPAFVIGIARGISATIGIAATLVYPVLQSRISTLRTGLWSVWSQWIFLFLCVGSIWVQNGLVAAYMLMAGVATSRLGLWMFDLAVIQQMQDEVPESDRCVVGGVQNSLQSFLDLMAYVMGIFISKPQDFWKLMLLSFLAVTISAILYTLHVYRVRKHLIHFEKIALLGSLLMRPSSDAGRS from the exons ATGTGGGAATTCTCGGTAGGTCTGTACATGATCAGTATTTGGCCAGACTCTCTACTATTGGCTGCCGTATATGGAGTGGTAGAATCTGGCTCCATTTTCTTGCTTGGTCCAACCATTGGAGAGTGGGTCGATAAGTTGAGTTATGTCAAG GTTCTACAGCTCTGGCTCATAACGCAAAACTTCTCATTCGTGGTGGCCGGAGCCACAGTCTTTGGTATGCTGGCCTATCCAGATCTGAAATCCACAAATTCTGGATTGTTCATCATGCTCATCATTGTGACCAATGTTTCGGGAGCTATGGGCATGCTTTCTACTCTAGCTGgaacaattttgattgaaagagAATG GGTGGTAGTGATGTCAGAAGGCCAACCTCCAGGACTTTTGACCCAGATGAACTCGGTCATCAGAAGGATCGATCTGATCTGCAAATTATTTGCTCCGGTTGTTTCCGGCTTCATAATCAGCTTTGTTTCGCTAAGGGTATCTGCTATGACTTTAGCCGTCTTGAACACAACATGTGTTTGGCTGGAGTACTGGTTTTTCATGTCTGTATATAAGGGGATTCCGGCTCTTGTTGAGAGAAACCTGAGAAGAACCTCGAGACCTTCTCCGGTTGATCTGTTGGAGAGCTCACTGATTCAAAATGAAGATCCTGGATCAGCAGAAAGCAGCCAAAAGCGGAATCTCAgggagaaaatttcaaaggtTCCCTTCATTGGTGCTTGGAAAGTGTACCTAGAGCAGGAAGTTGTGCTTCCTGGAGTATCACTAGCTTTGCTGTACTTTACAGTCCTCAG CTTCGGAAGTTTGATGACCGCTACATTGGAGTGGGAAGGTGTACCTGCATTTGTCATCGGAATAGCACGTGGCATTAGTGCAACAATTGGCATTGCAGCCACTCTGGTGTATCCAGTCTTACAATCCCGGATTTCTACACTAAGAACAGGGCTCTGGTCTGTTTGGTCCCAA tGGATCTTCCTGTTTCTATGTGTCGGCTCAATATGGGTTCAGAACGGCTTAGTAGCTGCCTACATGCTGATGGCAGGAGTGGCGACATCTCGACTGGGACTGTGGATGTTCGATTTAGCTGTTATTCAACAGATGCAG GATGAGGTACCAGAATCTGACCGGTGCGTCGTTGGAGGCGTTCAGAATTCACTCCAGTCCTTTCTGGATCTGATGGCTTATGTTATGGGAATATTCATCTCGAAACCACAG GACTTCTGGAAGTTGATGCTGTTATCTTTTCTGGCAGTTACAATTTCGGCGATCTTGTATACTTTACATGTTTATCGCGTCCGCAAGCATCTcattcattttgaaaagatcgCTCTCCTGGGCAGTTTGTTGATGAGACCTTCTTCAGATGCTGGTCGGAGCTGA
- the LOC115730947 gene encoding solute carrier family 40 member 2-like, translating to MTREPLPDHEASSPQPSFPSHLTNYLYLGYFLARWGTRMWDFSVALYMINIWPDSLLLAAVYGVVENASTALFGPIIGKWVDKLSYIKVLRLWLVTQNFSFIAAGGTVLGLLAYPDLKSTSVETFVLLVLVTNVSGAVGVLSTLAGTILIEREWVVVMSEGQAPKLLTQMNSVIRRIDLICKLFAPVVSGFIISFGSLKASAMTLAVFSTISVWLEYWLFMSAYKGSPALAERNRQRTQKPFPAELTESSSVPDDYHPANAEKSQKRSLGEKIANLPLVSAWRVYFEQEVVLPGIALALLYFTVLSFGSLMTATLEWEGIPAFVIGIARGISATIGVAATLVYPVLQSRISTIRTGLWSSWSQWTFLLLCVGSKWVRNNIVAASMLMGGVAASRLGLWMFDLAVIQQMQDKVPESDRCVVGGAQSSLQSLLYMMAYGMGIIISNPKDFWQLILLSFLSVTLSASLYTLHVYRVRKHLIHFEKLILLGSWSIIWSSDAHQSQTA from the exons ATGACAAGGGAGCCTCTCCCCGACCATGAAGCATCTTCTCCACAGCCTTCTTTCCCATCGCACCTCACCAACTACTTGTACTTGGGCTACTTCTTGGCCAGATGGGGTACCAG GATGTGGGATTTCTCTGTAGCCTTATACATGATCAACATTTGGCCAGACTCTTTATTGTTGGCCGCTGTCTATGGAGTGGTGGAAAATGCCTCCACTGCCTTGTTCGGCCCGATAATTGGAAAGTGGGTGGATAAACTGAGTTACATCAAG GTTCTCCGGCTTTGGCTTGTGACACAGAACTTTTCTTTCATAGCTGCTGGAGGCACGGTTCTCGGTTTGCTAGCTTACCCAGATTTGAAGTCCACAAGTGTTGAAACTTTTGTCTTGCTCGTCCTTGTGACCAATGTTTCCGGAGCTGTTGGCGTGCTTTCCACTCTTGCTGGAACAATCTTGATTGAAAGAGAATG GGTGGTGGTGATGTCGGAAGGCCAAGCCCCTAAACTCCTTACCCAGATGAATTCGGTCATAAGACGGATTGATTTGATCTGCAAGTTGTTTGCCCCTGTTGTTTCAGGCTTCATAATCAGCTTTGGTTCGCTAAAAGCATCTGCTATGACTTTGGCAGTTTTCAGCACCATAAGTGTTTGGCTGGAGTACTGGCTTTTCATGTCAGCATATAAGGGGAGCCCTGCTCTAGCTGAGCGAAATCGACAAAGAACCCAGAAACCTTTTCCTGCTGAACTGACAGAGAGCTCTTCTGTTCCAGATGATTATCATCCAGCAAATGcagaaaaaagccaaaagagaAGTCTCGGTGAGAAAATCGCGAATCTGCCCCTAGTCAGTGCTTGGAGAGTGTACTTTGAGCAAGAAGTTGTGCTTCCTGGAATCGCACTAGCTTTGTTGTATTTTACAGTTCTCAG CTTCGGAAGTTTGATGACAGCTACATTAGAGTGGGAAGGTATACCTGCATTTGTCATCGGAATAGCACGCGGAATAAGTGCAACAATCGGCGTTGCCGCCACTCTGGTTTACCCAGTCTTACAGTCTCGCATTTCCACGATCCGAACTGGGCTCTGGTCCAGCTGGTCCCAG TGGACTTTCCTGCTTCTGTGTGTTGGGTCAAAATGGGTCCGAAACAACATAGTAGCTGCCTCTATGCTGATGGGAGGAGTGGCGGCATCTCGACTTGGATTGTGGATGTTCGATTTAGCCGTCATTCAACAGATGCAG GATAAGGTTCCAGAATCTGATCGGTGTGTGGTTGGAGGCGCTCAGAGTTCTCTACAGTCCCTCTTGTATATGATGGCTTATGGTATGGGAATAATCATCTCAAATCCAAAG GATTTCTGGCAGTTGATTTTGTTGTCGTTTCTGTCGGTTACCCTATCGGCATCCTTATATACTTTACACGTATACCGTGTCCGCAAGCACCTGATCCATTTTGAGAAGCTCATTTTGCTGGGAAGTTGGTCGATCATATGGTCTTCGGATGCGCACCAGAGTCAGACCGCGTGA